One window of the Rufibacter radiotolerans genome contains the following:
- a CDS encoding glycine zipper domain-containing protein produces MSKNLQTLKNSFMKKLSLIFSLIFLVSVAFNNAQAQDRKWSPQAKGAVIGAGTGAAAGAIIHKRNRVVGGVVGGVVGGAAGYGVGKIIDNKQKRAAAEREAEFNRTVAANRAYAYNSSSRKSSGSSRKSSSSAAKTAAVAAPATMAYTGYTAGQPQIMSMSNLSFLPNEDYGDYSKPYADSEYRRKSW; encoded by the coding sequence ATGAGTAAAAATTTACAAACTCTAAAAAACAGTTTTATGAAAAAGCTAAGTTTAATATTCAGCCTGATTTTCTTAGTGTCTGTTGCTTTCAATAACGCTCAGGCTCAAGATAGAAAGTGGAGCCCTCAAGCTAAAGGTGCGGTGATTGGAGCCGGTACCGGAGCTGCTGCAGGTGCCATTATCCATAAAAGAAACCGTGTAGTAGGTGGTGTGGTAGGTGGAGTTGTTGGTGGAGCCGCCGGTTACGGTGTTGGTAAAATCATTGACAACAAACAGAAAAGAGCCGCCGCTGAACGCGAAGCTGAATTCAACAGAACTGTAGCGGCTAACAGAGCCTATGCTTATAACTCATCTTCCAGAAAATCTTCTGGTTCATCCAGAAAATCTTCTTCCTCAGCGGCCAAAACTGCTGCGGTAGCTGCTCCGGCCACAATGGCTTACACTGGGTATACTGCTGGTCAGCCCCAGATCATGAGCATGTCTAACCTGTCTTTCTTGCCCAACGAAGACTACGGTGACTATTCAAAACCGTACGCTGACTCTGAGTACAGAAGAAAAAGCTGGTAA
- a CDS encoding YybH family protein has translation MKSYLFVFVFAALLSSCSKMEDKKEPVNVQQLNQQFVGAWNSRNSAQLDTLLAEDVHFVQGEVHYSGKSEVSQKWVRETMGTIENLKTFPVSSGADENIAYEGGTFSVDVIPNDRNLPRGEGKGNFLLLWKKNDKGAWKLHYAQLEDHPVQVRR, from the coding sequence ATGAAATCATACCTGTTTGTATTCGTATTTGCTGCCTTGCTCTCTTCCTGCTCTAAGATGGAGGATAAAAAGGAGCCGGTGAACGTGCAGCAATTAAACCAACAATTTGTAGGGGCTTGGAACAGCAGAAACTCAGCCCAATTAGATACACTCCTGGCCGAAGACGTGCACTTTGTACAAGGCGAGGTTCATTACAGCGGTAAATCTGAGGTTTCTCAGAAATGGGTACGCGAAACTATGGGTACCATTGAAAACCTGAAGACGTTTCCGGTAAGCTCTGGCGCCGATGAGAACATTGCCTATGAAGGCGGTACCTTCTCTGTAGACGTGATCCCCAACGACCGCAACCTGCCAAGAGGCGAAGGAAAAGGAAACTTCCTGCTGCTCTGGAAGAAAAACGACAAAGGCGCCTGGAAACTACACTATGCCCAGTTGGAAGACCATCCGGTGCAGGTAAGACGCTAG
- a CDS encoding HesB/IscA family protein, with amino-acid sequence MITVSEKAKEKVEKLKKDSNIDDSFRLRASVAGGGCSGLSYQLDFDDEVKPMDQEFEDKGVRVVVDMKSFLYLAGTELDFSDGLNGKGFYFNNPNASRTCGCGDSFSV; translated from the coding sequence ATGATTACCGTTTCTGAAAAAGCGAAAGAAAAAGTAGAGAAGCTGAAGAAGGATTCTAACATAGATGACAGCTTCCGTTTGAGAGCCTCTGTAGCCGGAGGCGGCTGCTCAGGCCTGTCTTACCAGCTTGACTTTGATGACGAAGTAAAGCCCATGGACCAGGAGTTTGAAGACAAAGGCGTACGGGTAGTGGTAGACATGAAAAGCTTCCTTTACCTGGCCGGTACTGAATTGGATTTCTCTGATGGCCTGAACGGCAAAGGCTTCTACTTCAATAACCCCAACGCTAGCCGTACCTGCGGCTGCGGCGATAGCTTCTCAGTGTAA
- the iscU gene encoding Fe-S cluster assembly scaffold IscU, translating into MAYSDKVIDHYSNPRNVGTLDKSKSNVGTGLVGAPECGDVMRLQIEVDENQVITDAKFKTFGCGSAIASSSLATEWLKGKTVDEALAIDNMEIVEELALPPVKIHCSVLAEDAIKSAINDYRVKNGMEPLVEAKSHH; encoded by the coding sequence ATGGCTTATTCAGATAAAGTAATAGATCATTACAGCAACCCACGTAACGTAGGTACGCTAGACAAATCAAAATCAAACGTGGGTACCGGTTTAGTAGGTGCCCCTGAGTGTGGTGACGTTATGCGTCTGCAGATTGAGGTAGATGAGAACCAGGTGATCACAGATGCCAAGTTCAAAACCTTCGGTTGTGGTTCTGCTATCGCGTCTTCTTCTTTGGCTACTGAGTGGTTGAAAGGAAAGACCGTAGATGAGGCTCTGGCTATTGACAACATGGAGATTGTGGAAGAGCTGGCTTTACCGCCGGTGAAAATTCACTGCTCTGTGCTTGCCGAAGACGCCATCAAATCTGCCATCAATGACTACCGCGTGAAAAACGGAATGGAGCCATTGGTAGAAGCCAAGTCACACCACTAA